CAGGAAGTCGGCGAAGTCGGCGCGGTGCTCGACGCCGATGCGCTCGATCAGCTGCTCCGGCGTGATGCCCTCGCTCTGGGCGCGCAGCATGATGGGTGTGCCGTGGGCGTCGTCGGCGCAGACGTAGTAGCATTCGTGCCCACGCAGCTTCTGGAAGCGTACCCATATATCGGTCTGGATGTACTCGACCAGGTGGCCCAGGTGGATCGGCCCGTTGGCGTAGGGCAGGGCGCTGGTCACCAGCAGACGGCGTTCACTGGCGGGGCGGCTGGGTGGGCGGTCGGCCATGCGGGCGCGGTCTCCGGGCGATGGTATTGCCATTGGTCAATGTTCGGCAGAAAGCTGCCCGAAAGGCCGGGATTATGCCACAGGGCGCCCGGCACGTGTCCGGCGTGTGCTCGCCGGTGCCCCAAACGTGCCCCGGGTACCGGTGTATTTCCCCACACGGCCGCGTGAAGACAGCCCCAGGGGCGTTGTGTACAATCCGCGGTCAGCTTCAGACCCTTGTCGGTCCGCGCTCGGCGGCAGCGACCCAGCTCAGAGGACAGAAATCATGGCAGAAGTATCACGTTTGCAGGTGGAGACCGCGCTCAAGGAATATGTGGACCCCTATCTGGAAAAGGACCTGGTCAGCGCCGGCAGCATCAAGGACATCACCATCGACGGCGGCAAGGTCAAGGTCGACGTGGTGCTGGGCTTCCCTGCCAAGGGCTATGAGGCCGATCTGACGGCGAGGATCAAGGAGAAGGTGTCCGCCATCGCCGACGTGTCCGAGGTGGCCGTGAACATCACGACCACCATCGTGTCCCACGCCGTGCAGAAGGGTGTCGACGCCATCAAGGGCATCAAGAACATCATCGCCGTGGCCTCCGGCAAGGGTGGCGTCGGTAAGTCCACCACCGCCGTGAACCTGGCGCTGGCCCTGGCGGCCGACGGCGCCAATGTCGGCATCCTGGACGCCGACATCTACGGCCCCAGCCAGCCGCGTATGCTCGGCATAAGTGGCAAGCCGGAGTCCAAGGATGGCAAAACCCTGGAGCCCATGACCGGCTACAATCTGCAGGCCATGTCCATCGGCTTCCTGGTCGATGAAGAGACCCCGATGATCTGGCGCGGCCCGATGGTCACCCAGGCCCTGCAGCAGCTGCTCAAGGACACCAACTGGTCCGATCTGGACTACCTGGTCATCGATATGCCGCCGGGCACCGGCGACACCCAGCTGACCCTGGCCCAGCAGGTGCCGGTGTCGGGTGCGGTCATTGTCACCACCCCGCAGGACATCGCCCTGCTGGATGCCCGCAAGGGCCTCAAGATGTTCCAGAAGGTGGAGGTGCCGGTGCTCGGCATCGTCGAGAACATGAGCATCCATATCTGTTCCAACTGCGGCCATGAAGAGCATATCTTCGGTCAGGGCGGCGGCCAGAAGATGTCCGAGCAGTACGACGTCGACTTCCTTGGCGCCCTGCCGCTGGATATCCGCATCCGCGAGGAGACCGACAGCGGCAAGCCCACCGTGATCGCCGAGCCGGACAGCCGCATCGCGCAGATCTATCGCGAGATCGCCCGCCGCACCGCCGCCAAGCTGTCGCTGCAGGCCAAGAACCACGCCGCCAAGTTCCCGAAGATCGTCATTCAGAATAACTGAACAAAGGTAGATACAAGAGACAAGATTCAAGATACAAGTCATTATGTTTTTGACTTGTATCTTGTCTCTTACATCTTGTATCTCATAACAATATGTCCATCAAAGCAGATAAGTGGATCCGCCGCATGGCGGCGCAGGGCATGATCGAGCCATTCGAGCCCGGTCAGGTGCGCGAGGTGGGGGGCCGGCGGGTGATCTCCTACGGGACGTCGAGCTACGGCTACGACATCCGCTGTGCGGACGAATTCAAGATCTTCACCAACATCAATTCGGCCATCGTCGATCCCAAGAACTTCGATGCCAACAGTTTCGTCGATGTGCAGTCCGACGTCTGCATCATCCCGCCGAACTCCTTCGCGCTGGCGCGCACGGTGGAGTATTTCCGCATCCCGCGTAACGTGTTGACCATCTGCCTGGGCAAGTCGACCTATGCCCGTTGCGGCATCATCGTCAATGTCACCCCATTGGAGCCGGAATGGGAAGGCCACGTGACGCTGGAATTTTCCAACACCTCACCGCTGCCGGCGAAGATCTACGCCAACGAAGGCGTCGCCCAGGTGTTGTTCTTCGAGTCCGACGAGGTCTGCGAGACGTCCTACGGTGACCGTGCCGGCAAATACCAGGGCCAGACCGGCGTCACGTTGCCGAAGACGTGAGGCGTGAGGCGTGAGGAGGGAAAGGAAAAAACCCCTTATGGCCACGGAAGCACACGGAACAACACGGAAAAATAATAATGTAAAAGCCCAGTGCTCAAACCGAGCGATCACTGGGTAGGAAGAGCCTGTAAATAAGTCTGTGTAACTGCCCATCCATCACGGGTGATCGCTAATGCGGTCACCGAAGAACCTCTTAACAGTCCCTCAGGTTGCACCCTGATGCATCTGGGCTTCGCTCCCCGCATGGGAACCAGGAGTGTCCTGGTTTTCCAGCAATCGAATTTTTCCGTGTTGTTCCGTGTGCTTCCGTGGCTAAAGTGGGTTTTCTCCTCACGCCTCACGCCTCACGCCTCACTCACGCACCGGCGCCGCTCAGCA
The Gammaproteobacteria bacterium genome window above contains:
- the dcd gene encoding dCTP deaminase; the protein is MSIKADKWIRRMAAQGMIEPFEPGQVREVGGRRVISYGTSSYGYDIRCADEFKIFTNINSAIVDPKNFDANSFVDVQSDVCIIPPNSFALARTVEYFRIPRNVLTICLGKSTYARCGIIVNVTPLEPEWEGHVTLEFSNTSPLPAKIYANEGVAQVLFFESDEVCETSYGDRAGKYQGQTGVTLPKT
- the apbC gene encoding iron-sulfur cluster carrier protein ApbC, coding for MAEVSRLQVETALKEYVDPYLEKDLVSAGSIKDITIDGGKVKVDVVLGFPAKGYEADLTARIKEKVSAIADVSEVAVNITTTIVSHAVQKGVDAIKGIKNIIAVASGKGGVGKSTTAVNLALALAADGANVGILDADIYGPSQPRMLGISGKPESKDGKTLEPMTGYNLQAMSIGFLVDEETPMIWRGPMVTQALQQLLKDTNWSDLDYLVIDMPPGTGDTQLTLAQQVPVSGAVIVTTPQDIALLDARKGLKMFQKVEVPVLGIVENMSIHICSNCGHEEHIFGQGGGQKMSEQYDVDFLGALPLDIRIREETDSGKPTVIAEPDSRIAQIYREIARRTAAKLSLQAKNHAAKFPKIVIQNN